A region of Myxococcus stipitatus DSM 14675 DNA encodes the following proteins:
- a CDS encoding serine/threonine-protein kinase yields MTPGGVESLYGEELRPGALVGRWVVERVHYRGLLSTLYRAREVSGGSLAALKVLPSVASGSDTSLRRFRREAATLQRLIHPHIVGVLDYGELPDGRPFIAMEWLEGRDLAAELAARGPLASREALEVLEQVGAALRVAHVAGVVHRDLKVQNVMKLSGSGETLLVKLVDFGVAKGLTPDAPGSSSLTHTGVALGTPLSMAPEQIRGEVPDARTDLYALGVLLFQLVTGQPPFQGATRHEVEEQHLHAPPPRPAERAPVPAALDDVVLRCLAKKREDRYPDVAAFLEDLRRAVGGARPRELVGHAVALYAEARLSRAPDADLLERMDSLLERTGALVRDAGLEVRLEGSGCLMALAPLPDDVVSERAVRQRVLAAALDLLEGTRASDAAVELAITVHVDTHSSSEGRAGGGSLMHLPGWVADAQGAGLVATESALRDLESGFLAAPLPGGGAIWSRITGRR; encoded by the coding sequence ATGACCCCCGGAGGCGTGGAGTCGCTCTATGGCGAGGAGCTGCGGCCCGGAGCACTCGTGGGCCGCTGGGTGGTGGAGCGTGTCCACTACCGAGGCTTGCTCTCCACGCTCTACCGGGCTCGGGAGGTGAGCGGAGGCTCGCTCGCGGCGCTGAAGGTGTTGCCGTCCGTGGCCTCCGGTTCCGACACCTCGCTGCGCCGCTTCCGTCGTGAGGCGGCCACCCTCCAGCGCTTGATTCATCCGCACATCGTCGGGGTGCTCGACTACGGCGAGCTTCCCGACGGTCGGCCCTTCATCGCGATGGAGTGGCTGGAGGGCAGGGACCTGGCGGCGGAGCTGGCCGCGCGAGGTCCGCTGGCCTCACGTGAAGCCTTGGAGGTCCTGGAGCAGGTGGGCGCCGCGCTGCGGGTCGCTCATGTCGCGGGCGTCGTTCATCGCGACCTCAAGGTCCAGAACGTGATGAAGCTGTCCGGCAGCGGCGAGACGCTGCTCGTGAAGCTGGTCGACTTCGGCGTGGCGAAAGGGCTCACGCCCGATGCACCGGGCTCCTCTTCGCTGACTCACACCGGCGTGGCCCTGGGCACGCCGCTGTCCATGGCACCCGAGCAGATTCGCGGCGAGGTGCCGGACGCTCGCACCGACCTGTACGCGCTCGGCGTGCTCCTGTTCCAGCTCGTCACCGGACAGCCGCCGTTCCAGGGCGCGACGCGCCATGAGGTGGAGGAGCAGCATCTGCATGCACCACCGCCTCGCCCCGCGGAGCGGGCTCCCGTGCCGGCGGCGCTGGATGACGTGGTGCTGCGGTGTCTCGCCAAGAAGCGCGAGGACCGCTACCCGGACGTGGCCGCGTTCCTGGAGGACCTGCGCCGCGCGGTGGGCGGAGCACGGCCTCGCGAGCTGGTGGGCCATGCCGTGGCGCTCTACGCGGAGGCCCGGCTGTCGCGCGCCCCAGATGCGGACCTGCTGGAGCGCATGGACTCGCTGCTGGAGCGCACGGGGGCACTTGTCCGCGACGCGGGGCTGGAGGTGCGATTGGAGGGGAGCGGCTGTCTCATGGCCTTGGCTCCCCTTCCCGACGACGTCGTCTCCGAGCGCGCCGTGCGTCAACGGGTGCTGGCCGCGGCCCTGGACTTGCTCGAAGGCACGCGCGCTTCCGATGCGGCCGTGGAGCTGGCCATCACCGTCCACGTGGACACGCACTCGTCCTCGGAGGGACGGGCGGGCGGCGGCAGCTTGATGCACCTGCCGGGCTGGGTGGCGGACGCGCAGGGCGCGGGTCTGGTCGCCACCGAGTCGGCGCTGCGAGACCTGGAGTCAGGCTTCCTCGCCGCGCCGCTGCCCGGAGGCGGGGCCATCTGGTCCCGCATCACCGGGCGGCGGTGA
- a CDS encoding sigma 54-interacting transcriptional regulator: protein MSASDRARSTPPTPDAKPDSLWKLEAREPGDEALHVTLPYEQGRRVYDASTVRRFRLTVVEGTQSGSTWESTADTCSVGSHPLNDFAVDDPTVSRFHCEVRIGPRGPQVRDLDSLNGVILDGVQVMEGVLRSGSLLRLGRVVLRFDFSAENNRLPVSESTRFGSLVGASVAMRVCFAMMERAASRDVTVLLEGETGTGKSQAAQAIHDAGRRKDGPFLVVDCGAIPAHLLESELFGHEKGAFTGAVQRRAGVFEEAIGGTVFLDEIGELPAELQPKLLRVLENREIRRVGSNTYQPVDVRLMAATHRDLRAEVNAGRFRSDLFFRLAVLRIALPPLRQRPEDLPLLVDGILGSLGADLDRTASLRTPDFLARLRYAAWPGNVRELRNYLERCLVFEEAVELTEEEARSGNPMEVDPSLPYADQRRRSVDDFERRYLRALLEKHQGKVAQAAVTAGVDRVHLYRLLRRHGIKP, encoded by the coding sequence ATGTCTGCATCCGACCGGGCCCGCTCAACCCCTCCCACTCCCGACGCGAAACCCGATTCGCTCTGGAAGCTCGAGGCCCGGGAGCCTGGGGACGAAGCGCTCCACGTGACGTTGCCGTACGAGCAGGGGCGCCGCGTGTACGACGCCTCGACGGTGCGCCGCTTCCGCCTGACGGTGGTGGAGGGCACGCAGTCGGGCAGCACGTGGGAGTCCACGGCGGACACGTGCTCGGTCGGCTCGCACCCGCTCAACGACTTCGCGGTGGATGACCCCACCGTGTCGCGCTTCCACTGCGAGGTCCGCATCGGCCCCCGAGGCCCTCAGGTGCGGGACCTGGACAGCCTCAACGGCGTCATCCTGGATGGCGTGCAGGTGATGGAGGGCGTGCTGCGCAGCGGCTCGCTGCTGCGGCTGGGGCGCGTGGTGCTGCGCTTCGACTTCAGCGCGGAGAACAACCGGCTGCCCGTCTCCGAGAGCACGCGCTTCGGGTCTCTCGTGGGCGCCTCGGTCGCCATGCGCGTGTGCTTCGCGATGATGGAGCGCGCCGCGTCGCGCGACGTCACGGTGCTGCTGGAGGGTGAAACCGGCACCGGGAAGAGCCAGGCCGCGCAGGCCATCCACGATGCGGGGCGGCGCAAGGACGGCCCCTTCCTGGTGGTGGACTGCGGCGCCATCCCCGCGCACCTGCTGGAGAGCGAGCTGTTCGGCCACGAGAAGGGCGCCTTCACCGGCGCCGTCCAGCGGCGCGCGGGCGTCTTCGAGGAGGCCATCGGCGGCACCGTCTTCCTCGACGAGATTGGCGAGCTGCCCGCGGAGCTCCAGCCCAAGCTCCTGCGCGTGCTGGAGAACCGCGAGATTCGCCGCGTCGGCAGCAACACGTACCAGCCCGTGGACGTGCGGCTGATGGCGGCCACGCACCGCGACCTGCGCGCGGAGGTGAACGCGGGACGCTTCCGCTCGGACCTCTTCTTCCGGCTCGCCGTGCTGCGCATCGCCCTGCCCCCGCTGCGTCAGCGGCCGGAGGACCTGCCCCTGCTGGTGGACGGAATCCTCGGCTCGCTCGGCGCGGACCTGGACCGCACGGCGTCCCTGCGCACGCCGGACTTCCTCGCGCGCCTGCGGTACGCGGCCTGGCCCGGCAACGTCCGCGAGCTGCGCAACTACCTGGAGCGCTGCCTCGTCTTCGAGGAGGCCGTGGAGCTCACCGAGGAGGAAGCGCGCTCCGGCAATCCGATGGAGGTCGACCCCAGCCTCCCGTACGCGGACCAGCGCCGCCGCTCGGTGGATGACTTCGAGCGCCGCTACCTGCGCGCCCTCCTGGAGAAGCACCAGGGCAAGGTGGCCCAGGCCGCGGTCACCGCGGGCGTGGACCGGGTCCACCTCTACCGGCTCTTGCGCAGGCACGGCATCAAGCCGTGA
- a CDS encoding cyclase family protein, translated as MFKHIIQALVIASVGWSSTVAAAPPEKSASTPGLSTPESIQAWKKQHRNWGRWGAEDQLGAANLISPAKRREAAKLVREGVSVSLAHTLETHKAPDVPSPLVHEMIEHGEAPTSTYAADRLDLGYHGWSHTHLDALCHVFDEGKTYNGHAQGKVDSKGCSVLSVHAMRDGLVTRGVFIDMAAFKGLPYLEPGTPIHASDLEAWERKTKVKVTSGDAVIVRTGRWARRAAVGPWDVSAHSPGLHASSVEWFAARGVAVVATDVGLDVMPSGVEAYVMPVHLLLISSLGVHVIDNADLEALAKASAARGRYDFLLSVAPLAVEGGTGSPVNPIATF; from the coding sequence ATGTTCAAGCACATCATCCAGGCCCTGGTCATCGCGAGTGTGGGCTGGAGCAGCACCGTGGCCGCGGCTCCCCCGGAGAAGTCCGCGAGCACCCCGGGCCTGTCGACCCCCGAGTCCATCCAGGCGTGGAAGAAGCAGCATCGCAACTGGGGCCGGTGGGGCGCGGAGGACCAGCTCGGCGCGGCGAACCTCATCTCCCCCGCCAAGCGCAGGGAGGCCGCGAAGCTCGTGCGGGAAGGGGTGTCCGTCTCGCTGGCGCACACGCTGGAGACCCACAAGGCCCCGGATGTGCCGTCGCCGCTGGTGCACGAGATGATTGAGCACGGCGAGGCCCCGACCTCGACCTACGCGGCGGACCGGTTGGACCTGGGCTACCACGGCTGGTCTCACACGCACCTGGATGCGCTCTGCCACGTCTTCGATGAAGGCAAGACGTACAACGGCCATGCGCAAGGCAAGGTGGACTCGAAGGGCTGCTCGGTGCTGTCGGTCCATGCGATGCGCGACGGGCTGGTGACGCGCGGGGTGTTCATCGACATGGCCGCGTTCAAGGGGCTGCCCTACCTGGAGCCGGGGACGCCCATCCATGCCTCGGACCTGGAGGCCTGGGAGCGCAAGACGAAGGTGAAGGTGACGAGCGGGGACGCGGTCATCGTGCGCACGGGGCGATGGGCCCGCCGCGCGGCCGTCGGACCTTGGGATGTCTCCGCCCACTCACCGGGCCTGCATGCCTCCAGCGTGGAGTGGTTCGCCGCGCGCGGAGTGGCTGTCGTCGCGACCGACGTGGGGCTGGATGTGATGCCCTCGGGCGTGGAGGCGTATGTGATGCCGGTCCACCTGCTGCTCATCAGCTCGCTGGGCGTCCACGTCATCGACAACGCGGACTTGGAGGCCCTGGCGAAGGCCTCGGCGGCGCGAGGCCGCTACGACTTCCTCTTGAGCGTGGCGCCCTTGGCCGTGGAGGGCGGGACGGGCTCCCCGGTGAATCCCATCGCGACCTTCTGA
- a CDS encoding LysR family transcriptional regulator, producing the protein MLPIDHAHLSRLDLNLLVAFDALMRERHVTRAARRVGLGQPAMSHHLARLRELLGDELFTRAPAGIVPTPHALTLAEPVRTALECLQGVLTQRPFDPSTQERHFRVSLSDGLESSLMPPFLALAAREAPGVTLSLSPLQEAMGPAMLDDGSLDLIVGPPQDQGPHHKTRLFCSAGYLVLFDPQAVEVDTPLSLEDFLAIPHVRVSRRADSSDAVDDALAKLRLRRRVAVHTAHSLSVPHLLLGSRLLGLLPRRSALATARAFGLSHSPPPLELPADSIAMRWHASRDADPGHRWFLEAMFRAATQSVELGGFTRLAARTPPLRKRSRQKVAMGFTGEPVPPSTAKGATLKRKS; encoded by the coding sequence ATGCTCCCCATCGACCACGCCCACCTTTCCCGCCTGGACCTCAACCTGCTCGTGGCCTTCGATGCCCTGATGCGCGAGCGCCACGTCACCCGGGCCGCTCGCCGCGTCGGCCTGGGTCAGCCCGCGATGAGCCACCACCTGGCGCGCTTGCGCGAGCTGCTGGGCGACGAGCTCTTCACCCGCGCCCCCGCGGGCATCGTCCCCACGCCTCACGCCCTGACCCTCGCGGAGCCCGTGCGCACGGCGCTCGAGTGCCTCCAAGGCGTGCTCACCCAGCGCCCGTTCGACCCCTCGACGCAGGAGCGGCACTTCCGCGTGAGCCTCTCCGACGGGCTGGAGTCCTCCCTGATGCCGCCCTTCCTCGCGCTCGCCGCGCGCGAAGCCCCGGGCGTCACCTTGTCGCTCTCCCCGCTTCAGGAGGCCATGGGCCCCGCCATGTTGGATGACGGCTCGCTGGACCTCATCGTGGGCCCGCCCCAGGACCAGGGACCGCACCACAAGACGCGGCTGTTCTGCAGCGCGGGATATCTCGTCCTCTTCGACCCGCAGGCCGTCGAGGTGGACACGCCCTTGTCGCTGGAGGACTTCCTCGCCATCCCCCACGTGCGCGTGTCGCGGCGCGCGGATTCGAGCGACGCCGTGGATGATGCGCTGGCGAAGCTCCGACTGCGCCGCCGGGTGGCCGTCCACACCGCCCACTCGCTCAGCGTGCCGCACCTGCTGCTCGGCTCACGGCTTCTCGGGCTGCTCCCGCGTCGCTCGGCGCTGGCCACGGCGAGGGCCTTCGGCTTGAGCCACAGCCCTCCACCGCTCGAGCTGCCGGCGGACTCCATCGCGATGCGCTGGCATGCCTCGCGCGACGCCGACCCGGGCCACCGCTGGTTTCTCGAGGCCATGTTCCGAGCCGCCACACAGAGCGTGGAGCTCGGAGGCTTCACGCGCCTGGCGGCCCGGACCCCGCCCCTCCGCAAGCGCTCCCGTCAGAAGGTCGCGATGGGATTCACCGGGGAGCCCGTCCCGCCCTCCACGGCCAAGGGCGCCACGCTCAAGAGGAAGTCGTAG
- a CDS encoding porin: protein MPAEGRAEDEDSKDKDKGDDKPTLVGGFDEKNGFHVQSEDGNYLLAIGLQAGYKLEPVFLDGKAESRTAFSFLRPILRGNIYRPWIRFWTSLELADPPLYLLDSLVEIQPIDAFGVRAGQQYTPLSRHESWGPQQILFPEFAAIANYYWTGRDKGVTLFGTTDHLEYYVGIYSGSPLRTVTSEAGKYQLNARATISPMGKPGYGELPYIMSGDKEPPPLNVSFTLQGAGGEVNQVKENFNPEAGIFQILREGRRRFATGSVDLFVQARRFNLFGEAYLSRIDPPGTGANYTSFGAWLQADYCFYKKVLDAGVRLSYLNPSTDLPDDLLYIVEAQLGWFVNAPHLAFKLRYQLAHQQEAAGAEAASVPIATESGTTQLITLQLNLAF from the coding sequence ATGCCGGCCGAGGGCCGCGCGGAGGACGAGGACTCCAAGGACAAGGACAAGGGCGACGACAAGCCCACGCTCGTGGGTGGCTTCGACGAGAAGAACGGGTTCCACGTCCAGTCGGAGGACGGGAACTACCTGCTCGCCATCGGACTCCAGGCTGGCTACAAGCTCGAGCCCGTCTTCCTCGACGGGAAGGCCGAGTCGCGCACCGCCTTCTCGTTCCTGCGTCCCATCCTCCGCGGCAACATCTACCGGCCGTGGATCCGCTTCTGGACCTCGCTGGAGCTGGCGGACCCGCCGCTGTACCTGCTCGACTCGCTGGTGGAGATCCAGCCCATCGACGCGTTCGGCGTGCGCGCGGGCCAGCAGTACACACCGCTCAGCCGCCATGAGTCCTGGGGACCGCAGCAGATCCTCTTCCCCGAGTTCGCCGCCATCGCCAACTACTATTGGACGGGCCGCGACAAGGGCGTGACGCTCTTCGGGACGACGGACCACCTGGAGTACTACGTCGGCATCTACAGCGGCTCACCGCTGCGGACCGTCACCTCCGAGGCCGGCAAGTACCAGCTCAACGCCCGGGCCACCATTTCGCCCATGGGCAAACCCGGCTACGGCGAGCTGCCGTACATCATGTCCGGGGACAAGGAGCCGCCACCGCTCAACGTGTCCTTCACGCTCCAGGGCGCGGGCGGCGAGGTCAACCAGGTGAAGGAGAACTTCAACCCGGAGGCGGGCATCTTCCAGATCCTCCGCGAAGGACGGCGCCGCTTCGCCACCGGGAGCGTGGACCTCTTCGTCCAGGCGCGCAGGTTCAACCTCTTCGGTGAGGCGTACCTCAGCCGCATCGACCCACCGGGCACCGGCGCCAACTACACGAGCTTCGGCGCGTGGCTCCAGGCGGACTACTGCTTCTACAAGAAGGTCCTCGATGCGGGCGTGCGGCTGAGCTACCTCAACCCCAGCACCGACCTGCCGGACGACCTGCTCTACATCGTGGAGGCTCAGCTGGGCTGGTTCGTCAACGCGCCCCACCTCGCCTTCAAGCTGCGCTACCAGCTCGCCCACCAACAGGAGGCCGCCGGCGCGGAGGCCGCGTCCGTCCCCATCGCCACCGAGTCCGGCACCACGCAGCTCATCACGCTGCAGCTCAACCTGGCGTTCTAG